TCCCAGGACAGTGTTCGGATCCATGGACCTGTTGATCTTGAGCACCAGCGTTTGCGTACCGTGCCACGGCTGACCGAGTTCTGAGTAAGAGCGAATCGGCTGCCCGGATCTGTAGTGGTCGTACCTGACGGTCAACTGGTATGGCAGCCCCCGTGCCCCCGGAGACTGAGCCGCCCTGACGAATTGATCGCGAGTCTGGGTCACGAAGTCGAGCACAGGTCGGCTATCGGGATAGTCAGTCCTGAAGCGAAGATCTGAAGAGTAGGTAGGAGTTTCTTCGTAGATGCGGCAAACATTGCCCGACTGAACGTTACCGCCCATCGCCAAGCATTCGCGTTGATCGGCACTAGCGACGCCGGTAGACATATCTCCTGTCGAGACGATGACCGAAGCGCAGAAGGCGAGTGCACGCAGCGTTGCCAATGTTCGCTTGATCCGAGCGCCGCCATTAGATTTTGCCGGCGTCGCAGTGTTGCTCTGGCGGCTGCGGCTGGGCACCTCTGGTCGCATATCCGAGATCGTCGGAGTCGAGTAAGTTACCGCTGCTTTCATAGCGATGCCTCTTTCCGTTCATTGTCTGGCTCGTGGCAATCCTAGCCGGGAAACGCTAAACGGACTAACTGTTT
The nucleotide sequence above comes from Mycobacterium vicinigordonae. Encoded proteins:
- a CDS encoding esterase → MKAAVTYSTPTISDMRPEVPSRSRQSNTATPAKSNGGARIKRTLATLRALAFCASVIVSTGDMSTGVASADQRECLAMGGNVQSGNVCRIYEETPTYSSDLRFRTDYPDSRPVLDFVTQTRDQFVRAAQSPGARGLPYQLTVRYDHYRSGQPIRSYSELGQPWHGTQTLVLKINRSMDPNTVLGTKFKSFTFDYDHNRPVTFDTLFAPGTNPMTSIYPAVKTELERQQLDRKFKLAPAAVWQDPSHYQNFAITDDAVIFFFGSGELPISVEAGPLFAPVSRANLPPLQL